A window of the Butyricimonas virosa genome harbors these coding sequences:
- a CDS encoding DUF4843 domain-containing protein → MSKYILFFFLLATLGSCKNDELMDYNSGHFLQWTMADRDSLKFSFSHYPENDELEVKLELQLKGDLLKKAQSYRIEVVDSLTSALPGNYRLPENPLFRPEQVVDTFSFVLVKNDALSAPVVLTLAIVTNDYFMPGMETYRYACIVFNNVPTKPLWWDDEMERYLGTYSPLKYEQFILCTKVNDLSGVDPVTLRKYALEFKAYIALNGITEANGDPMEIPIY, encoded by the coding sequence GATGGATTATAACTCGGGACATTTTCTCCAATGGACGATGGCTGATCGTGATAGTTTGAAGTTTTCTTTTTCTCATTATCCGGAGAATGACGAATTGGAAGTGAAGCTTGAACTTCAATTGAAAGGCGATCTTTTGAAAAAAGCGCAAAGTTATCGGATCGAGGTTGTCGATTCATTGACATCGGCTTTACCGGGAAATTATAGATTACCGGAGAATCCTTTATTTAGGCCGGAACAGGTGGTTGATACATTCTCTTTTGTTCTGGTGAAAAACGATGCATTGAGTGCTCCTGTCGTGTTGACTTTGGCTATCGTGACTAACGATTATTTTATGCCGGGGATGGAGACTTACAGGTATGCCTGTATTGTATTTAATAATGTACCGACTAAACCGTTGTGGTGGGATGATGAGATGGAGCGTTATTTAGGGACTTATTCTCCCTTGAAATATGAACAATTCATATTATGTACGAAAGTTAATGATTTGTCGGGAGTTGATCCGGTTACCTTGAGAAAATACGCATTGGAATTTAAGGCATATATTGCTTTGAATGGTATAACGGAAGCGAATGGTGATCCTATGGAAATTCCTATTTATTAA